Proteins encoded together in one Catalinimonas alkaloidigena window:
- a CDS encoding glycosyl hydrolase produces the protein MPLRLCLLQLLLIIAFRPLQAQPITEGALSESTFTLPPDQYGIRCWWWWLNGNVTKEVITRDLEAIKAKGFSGACIFDAGGAEQRGNAQVPEGPMFGSPAWQALYLHAVQEANRLGLVLSMSIQSGWNLGGPDVTPAEAAKQLTWSEVTVKGPMRYKAVLHGPPSKDEYYRDITVMAFPKPAAHVPIQHLPAKAGIVELGGSAPDTRFLLTDTVVAGEEAAVQPAQIVNLTDRMDAQGRLEWKVPKGEWTIMRFGYTPTGAEVSTSSGQWQGRVLDPLSADKFNRYWNTHVEPLLKLIGPMAGKTLKYLQTDSWEAGGCNWTETFAQEFEKRRGYSLWPYLPVVAGQLVENRDVSNRFLADLRKTISDCVAENHYAVFAERARQYGIGLQPESAGPHAGPFDGLKNYGYSEIMMSEFWAPSPHRPLPHNRFFVKQAASAAHIYDKKLVGAESFTTIGPHWNDVIWKDMKSSADHEFCAGLNLVFLHTFTASPKAMGLPGQEYFAGTHFNPNVTWWNYADGFIKYLKRCQYLLQEGKSTADVLYYYGDHVPNIARQKADDPAQALPEFDYDVINEDRLLDLDVENGRVVLPQVLSYRLLVLPDHRVLSLAALRKVAELVEAGATVLGPKPRSTASLVDYPESVTELQTLADRLWGTGESAKGEQKTGKGRVVWGKTAREVLLAEGVKPDAVLKGTAGQVFDYFHKTWNGDDYYFVSNQTPETVQLMATFRVSERQPELWDATTGTHRPARAFREKGGQTTLPLTMPPYGSVFVVFRQSIPSPEQGTAPANYPSYAPVSTLSGPWEVTFDPKWVAGDAPTSVTFDSLVSWTTLPQEGLRYYSGVATYRKKFDAPAASDSLYLDLGDVKDVGVARVRLNGEDLGLVWAPPFRVPVPPLKKQGNQLEIEVVNTWRNRLIGDSKKPKDQQLTNTNITVTPAWKLEPSGLLGPVRLIRASLP, from the coding sequence ATGCCCCTTCGCCTTTGTTTACTTCAGCTTCTCCTTATTATTGCTTTCCGGCCGCTGCAAGCCCAGCCCATCACGGAGGGAGCCTTGTCGGAAAGCACCTTTACACTCCCCCCCGATCAATACGGCATCCGTTGCTGGTGGTGGTGGCTGAACGGAAACGTCACGAAGGAGGTCATCACGCGCGACCTGGAGGCGATCAAGGCCAAGGGGTTTAGCGGCGCCTGCATCTTCGACGCGGGTGGGGCCGAACAGCGGGGCAACGCGCAAGTTCCGGAAGGACCGATGTTCGGGTCTCCGGCGTGGCAGGCACTTTACCTCCATGCTGTGCAGGAAGCCAATCGGCTGGGGTTGGTGCTGAGCATGAGCATCCAGAGCGGCTGGAACCTGGGCGGCCCCGACGTTACGCCCGCCGAAGCTGCCAAGCAACTCACGTGGTCGGAAGTGACGGTCAAAGGACCGATGCGGTACAAAGCGGTATTGCACGGGCCACCGAGCAAGGATGAGTATTACCGCGACATCACGGTGATGGCCTTTCCTAAACCCGCGGCGCATGTGCCCATTCAGCATTTGCCGGCCAAAGCGGGCATCGTAGAGCTGGGTGGGTCCGCACCGGATACCCGTTTTTTACTGACGGATACGGTGGTGGCGGGAGAAGAGGCGGCGGTACAGCCTGCGCAGATCGTGAACCTGACGGACCGGATGGATGCACAAGGCCGCCTGGAATGGAAAGTACCGAAGGGAGAATGGACCATCATGCGGTTTGGCTATACGCCCACCGGCGCGGAAGTATCGACCTCCAGCGGGCAATGGCAGGGACGGGTGCTCGATCCGCTTTCTGCCGACAAGTTCAACCGATATTGGAATACGCACGTGGAGCCGCTACTCAAACTCATCGGGCCGATGGCAGGCAAAACCCTCAAGTACCTGCAAACCGACAGCTGGGAAGCGGGCGGCTGCAATTGGACCGAAACCTTCGCCCAGGAGTTTGAAAAACGGCGGGGCTATTCCCTGTGGCCCTACCTGCCGGTGGTGGCGGGACAACTGGTCGAGAACCGGGACGTAAGCAACCGGTTTCTGGCCGACTTGCGCAAAACCATCAGCGACTGCGTAGCCGAAAACCATTACGCCGTTTTTGCCGAGCGTGCCCGGCAGTACGGCATCGGTTTGCAACCCGAATCGGCCGGACCGCATGCCGGGCCGTTCGACGGCCTGAAGAATTACGGCTACAGCGAAATCATGATGAGTGAGTTCTGGGCACCGTCGCCACACCGCCCGCTTCCGCACAACCGCTTTTTTGTGAAGCAGGCAGCCAGTGCCGCACACATTTACGACAAGAAGTTGGTGGGAGCCGAATCGTTCACGACCATCGGTCCGCACTGGAACGATGTGATTTGGAAAGACATGAAATCCAGTGCCGACCACGAATTTTGCGCAGGACTGAACCTCGTTTTTCTGCATACGTTCACGGCCTCGCCTAAAGCGATGGGACTCCCTGGACAAGAATACTTTGCGGGTACCCACTTCAACCCGAACGTGACGTGGTGGAACTACGCCGACGGCTTCATCAAGTACCTAAAACGGTGCCAGTACCTGTTGCAGGAAGGCAAATCGACGGCCGATGTGCTGTACTATTACGGCGACCATGTCCCGAACATCGCCCGTCAGAAGGCCGACGATCCGGCCCAGGCCCTGCCCGAGTTCGATTACGATGTTATCAACGAAGACCGGCTCCTGGACCTTGACGTAGAAAACGGCCGCGTTGTCCTCCCCCAGGTGCTTTCGTACCGCCTCCTCGTGTTGCCTGACCACCGGGTCCTCTCGCTGGCGGCCCTGCGGAAAGTGGCCGAACTGGTCGAGGCCGGCGCGACGGTTCTGGGCCCCAAACCCCGCTCGACCGCCAGCCTGGTGGATTACCCCGAAAGTGTCACCGAGTTGCAAACACTGGCCGACCGCCTGTGGGGTACGGGCGAATCGGCGAAGGGCGAACAGAAAACAGGGAAAGGACGCGTGGTCTGGGGCAAAACCGCCCGGGAGGTTCTGCTGGCCGAAGGGGTGAAGCCCGATGCCGTGCTGAAGGGCACCGCCGGGCAGGTCTTCGACTATTTTCACAAGACCTGGAACGGCGACGACTATTATTTCGTGAGCAACCAGACCCCCGAAACCGTCCAACTTATGGCCACGTTTCGCGTCAGCGAACGTCAGCCTGAACTCTGGGATGCCACCACCGGAACCCACCGCCCGGCCCGGGCCTTTCGAGAAAAAGGCGGCCAGACGACGCTGCCGTTGACGATGCCCCCTTACGGTTCGGTATTCGTAGTATTCCGCCAGTCCATTCCGTCCCCAGAACAGGGAACGGCTCCCGCCAATTATCCTTCGTATGCGCCCGTCAGTACACTGTCGGGACCGTGGGAAGTGACGTTCGACCCGAAATGGGTCGCCGGAGATGCACCAACTTCCGTCACGTTCGATTCGCTGGTTTCCTGGACGACTCTGCCGCAGGAGGGCCTCCGGTACTACTCCGGCGTGGCGACGTATCGGAAAAAGTTTGATGCCCCCGCTGCTTCCGACTCGCTCTACCTGGACTTGGGAGACGTGAAAGATGTCGGCGTGGCGCGTGTGCGGCTCAATGGCGAAGACCTCGGGCTGGTGTGGGCTCCGCCGTTCCGGGTGCCGGTACCTCCTCTGAAAAAGCAAGGCAATCAACTGGAAATTGAAGTGGTCAACACCTGGCGAAATCGTTTAATCGGCGACAGCAAAAAACCTAAAGATCAACAACTTACTAACACAAACATCACCGTTACCCCCGCCTGGAAGCTGGAACCCTCCGGGCTGCTTGGCCCCGTTCGGCTGATACGCGCGTCGCTGCCTTAA
- a CDS encoding DUF58 domain-containing protein, translating into MLDPHLLQSIEGLELLARSEVEGFLAGANRSPRSGTGAEFRQYRTYQPGDDLRQLDWKMYARSDRYYIKESEVETNLTVQFVLDTSASMRHRDGALSKLDYARALVASLGYLARKQGDALGLHALNDRRVHHLTPRTSPRFFHHFLHELTQLEAEGRWPSGETLNAARRSKELVIVLSDMYEQEGEISRFLAERSALRQEVLLFHLLGKNELTLEYEGATTFEDLETGAFVEVDPAQARAAYVRQLEAYLEALRKDLLEKRIGYARFLINEPLAEALSTFLKLRKRMG; encoded by the coding sequence ATGCTCGATCCCCATCTTCTCCAATCCATCGAAGGGCTGGAACTGCTGGCCCGCTCCGAAGTGGAAGGCTTTCTGGCAGGCGCCAACCGAAGTCCGCGCAGCGGGACGGGCGCAGAATTCCGGCAGTACCGCACCTACCAGCCAGGCGATGACCTGCGGCAACTCGACTGGAAAATGTACGCCCGCTCGGATCGGTACTACATCAAAGAATCGGAGGTAGAAACGAACCTGACGGTGCAGTTCGTGCTGGATACGAGTGCCTCCATGCGCCACCGGGACGGCGCACTCAGCAAGCTCGACTATGCCCGGGCGCTGGTTGCCTCCCTGGGGTACCTGGCTCGGAAACAGGGCGATGCGCTCGGCCTGCACGCGCTGAACGACCGTCGCGTCCACCACCTGACGCCTCGCACGTCTCCTCGCTTTTTTCACCACTTTCTCCACGAACTCACCCAACTGGAAGCCGAAGGGCGCTGGCCCTCGGGCGAAACGCTTAACGCGGCGCGGCGTTCGAAAGAACTGGTGATTGTACTGAGTGATATGTACGAACAGGAAGGCGAAATCAGTCGGTTTCTGGCCGAACGGAGTGCGCTGCGCCAGGAAGTGCTTCTGTTTCATCTCCTGGGGAAAAACGAACTCACCCTCGAGTATGAAGGTGCCACTACGTTCGAAGACCTGGAAACCGGTGCATTTGTGGAAGTGGATCCCGCGCAGGCCCGGGCGGCCTATGTACGCCAACTGGAGGCTTACCTGGAGGCGTTGCGCAAAGACCTGCTGGAGAAGCGTATCGGCTACGCACGTTTTCTGATCAACGAGCCGC